ACGGGAAGGCTGACGAGGCTGCACGGCGCCGCAGATCCTCGACAGGCAAGGGTGTGCGGCTCGCGACGAGCAGCACGTTGCCGTGCCGCCGCCCCCGCAGCGTGGCGGGCTCGGCGCTGACGACGACCTCGGCGAACGCCGTACGGGCTGCAGCGACTGCTCGGCGCAGGTACGGGAACGGGGCCTGGTCGGCGAGGTTCGCGAGCAGGACGCCGTCGGGACGCAGGACGCGCGCGACGTCCGCGAACGCCTCGGCGGTCGTCAGGTCCGCTGGGACGATCGGGCCGTCGAACGCGTCGAGGACCACGGCGTCGGCGTAGTCGTCGCGCATCGCAGCCAGGCCGCTGCGGCCGTCCGCGGCCCTCACCTTGATCCCGCTGCGGGCCGGCAACGGAAGATGCTCACGGACGTACGCGGTGAGCTCGGCGTCGGGCTCGAGGACGACCTGCGCCGATCGTGGTCGGGTCGCGGCGACGTACCGCGCGACCGTCAGGCCGGCTCCTCCGACGTGCACGACGGAGAGCCGGTCGGGCGGAGGGCGGAGGAGGTCCAGCGTGTCGCCGATGCGCTGGACGTACTCGAACACCAGGCGCGCGGGGTCTGCGAGGTCCACGTGGGACTGCTCCGCCCCACCGACGCGGAGCGTGAAGGCGTCGGCGCGTCCGGGCTCGGGGACGAGATCGACCTGACGTTCCACGGCGCGAGACTACGGGTCGCCGGGAACGGGCGCGCGTCGTGTCCCCGACAGGCCCTACGTTGGTCCCATGCCTGCAGCAGCGACCGAGGTGGAGGCCGGCGGCCGTGCCGTGCGCGTCTCCAGCCCTGACCGGATCGTGTACGAGGCGACCGAGCGGACTCCGGCGATCACCAAGCTCCAGGTCTGCGAGTACTTCGCGACCGTCGGCGAGGTGCTGCTCTCCTCGGTCGCAGAACGCCCGACGGCGATGGAGCGATGGCCGGACGGCTGGCGTGAGGGGATGCGGCTGGCGACCGGTCCGCAGGACCGCGGTGCCGACGGCTTCTATCAGAAGCGGCTGCCCAAGGGAGCGCCCGACTTCGTCGAGACGGTCAAGATCACGTTCCCTAGCGGACGGACAGCGGACGAGCTCTGTCCCACCGAAGCGGCGTCGCTGGTGTGGGCCGCCCAGATGGGCGCTCTCACCTTCCATCCGTGGCCGGTTCGGCGACCCGACGTCGATCATCCCGACGAGCTGAGGATCGACCTCGATCCGCAGGAAGGGACCTCGTTCGCCGACGCGCAGCGCGTCGCGGAGGTTGCCAGAGAGCTGCTCGAGGAGCTCGGGCTGCGCGGCTATCCGAAGACCAGCGGCAACCGGGGCATCCACATCTACGTACGCATCCAGCCGACGTGGACCTTCGACGACGTGCGTCACGCGGCCATCGGCCTGGGGCGCGAGCTGGAGCGTCGCGACGGTGGCGTCACCACCGCGTGGTGGAAGGAGGAGCGAGGCTCTCGGCTCTTCCTGGACTACAACCAGAACCTGCGCGACCGGACGATCGCGAGCGCGTGGAGTCTGCGCGCACGCCCCGGAGCGCCTGTCAGCACCCCCATGTCGTGGGCGGCGCTCTCTGCGGTCAAGGACCCACGAGACTTCAATCTGACGACTGTCCCGGACTATCTCGCCGACGGCGACCCCTGGGCGGACATCGACTCCACTGCGTACTCGCTCGACCCTCTGCTCAGCCTGTGGGAATCGCTGCCGGGGGGAGAGCTGAACTGGCCGCCCGACTACCCGAAGCAACCGGGCGAGCCACCGCGGGTGCAGCCCAGCAAGAAGGTCGCGGAGCACTGGGACGACGACGGCAACCGCGTCGCGACCTGAGTGGAGCTGTTGCGATGTGGGTGCTTCACGTCGACCTGGACCAGTTCATCGCCGCGGTCGAGGTGCTGCGCCGCCCTGAGCTGGCCGGCCTCCCCGTCGTCGTCGGGGGCCGCGGTGACCCGACCGAGCGTGGGGTGGTCTCGACCGCCTCGTACGAGGCGCGCGAGTTCGGGGTCCGGTCGGGGATGCCGCTGCGCACCGCGGCCAAGAAGTGCCCCGACGCGGTGTTCCTCCCGGTCGACAAGCCCACGTACGACGCTGCTTCCGAGGGCGTGATGGACGCGTTGCGCAGCCTCGAGACCGCCGTCGAGATCCTCGGCTGGGACGAGGCGTTCGTCGCGGTGCCCGACGAGGTGGCCGACGCAGACGGTGCGGTCGCCTTCGCCAAGGCGATCCAGGCGCGAGTGCTCGAGCGCACCATGCTGCACTGCTCCGTCGGCATCGGCGACAACAAGATCCGAGCCAAGAACGCCACCGACCTCGGCAAACCTCGCGGCACCTTCGTGCTCACCCGTGACAACTGGTGGTCGGTGGTCGGCGATCGGCCGGTCGACGGCGTGTGGGGCATCGGCGGCAAGATGGCCGCACGGTTCGCACGCCTGGGCATCACGACCGTGCGCGAGCTCGGGGCGGCCGACGACGAGGTGCTGGCGAAGGAGATCGGCCCGACGATGGGCCCGTGGTACAGGCGGCTCGCCCGCGGCGTCGACACCTCGCCGGTCGATCCGACGCCGTGGGTGCCGCGCTCCCACGGTCACGAGGTCACGTTCCAGGTCGACCTCACCGATCCCGCTGAAGTGGAGGCGGAGGTGCGCCGACTCGCCGAGCAGGCGGCGTACGACGTCGTCGAGGACGGCCGCCCGGCCGTCCGGGTGCGGCTCAAGATCCGTTACGTGCCTTTCGAGACCCGCACCCGCAGCATGACGCTCCCCCAGCCGACCTCCGACGCGGTCACGATCGCCGACGCCGCCGCAGCGCTGCTGGAACGGACCGACCGCACGCGCGCCGTGCGCCTGGTCGGGGTTGCCGCCGAGATGGCGGCGCCGGAGTAGGTCTCGATCGCTCCGCGCCTCGACCAGCGGGATGTCGCTCCGCGCCTCGACCAGCGGGATGTCGCTCCGCGCCTCGACCAGCGGGATGTCGCTCCGCGCCTCGACCAGCGGGATGTCGCTCCGCGCCTCGACCAGCGGGGTGCGGAGCGATCGAGACCTTGCATCCCGGCATGTTCTGTGGTTCATTAGTCCAGTAATGAACCACAGGAGGTGAGCGGGTCGTGTTCGACGGACCAGAGCCGATCTACATCCAGATCGCCGACCAGATCCGCGCGCAGATCTTGAGCGGCGACCTGCCCGAGGAGGCACAGGTGATGTCCACGACGCAGTACGCGACCACGTTCCGCATCAACCCGGCTACCGCCGCGAAGGCGTTCGGCATCCTCGTCGACGAGGGTCTGATCGAGAAGCGCCGCGGGCTCGGCATGTTCGTCGCCGCCGGCGCGCACGAGCGACTGCTCGACGAGCACCGCGCGGCGTACCTCGAGCGCGTGTTCCGCCCCGCCGTCGAGCAGGCCGACCTGCTCGGCATCCCTCGGGAGCGCCTCGTCGCCTATCTCGAGGGCCCGCAGACCGCATCCCCCGCTCCGATCGCAGAAAGCGAGACGCGATGACCACCCCGTACGGAGCAGAGCTCCGCGACGTCACTCTGAGGTACGGCAAGCGCGAGCCCGCCCTCGACCAGGCGTCCTTCACGATCCGCCCCGGTACGGTCACCGGATTGCTCGGACGCAACGGCGCCGGCAAGTCGACGGCGCTTGCCCTGCTCGCGTCGTTGCGGCGACCCACCTCGGGCGCGGTGCTCGTCGACGGCGTGGACCCGTTCGAGAACGCCGTGGTCATGGCTGGGGTCCAGCTCGTCCGCGAGTCCGGCGACGTCGTCCGCGACTCGCCGATCAACGACACTCTGGGCTACTACTCGGAGGTGCGCCCGCACTGGGACGCCGACTATGCCGCGGCACTGCTCGACCTGTTCGGGATCGACCCCTCCAAGGACCCGAACAAGCTGTCTCGCGGCAAGCAGTCCGCGCTCGGCTGCACGATCGGGCTCGCCGCCCGCGCGCCGCTGACGATCTTCGACGAGTCGTACCTCGGCATGGACGCGCCGAGCCGCTACGCCTTCTACGACGCGCTGCTCGACGACTACACCGAGCACCCGCGCACGATCATCGTCTCGAGCCACCTCATCGAGGAGGTGGAGCGCCTGTTCGAGGACGTCGTCGTGCTCCACGAGGGCCGCGCCGTCGTCGCCGAGACCGCCGACGTCCTGCGCGACCGCGCCGTCAGCGTCGTCGGTCCGACGTCGGCGGTGACCAAGCTCGCCGACGGGCGCCACACGCTCTCCACGCGGACCCTCGGCGGCTCCACCCAGATCACCGTCCAGGGCGCCCTCGACCCTGCCGAGGTCGCCCGCGCGCGCGACCTCGGCGTCGAGATCGCCCGCGTGTCCATCCAGGACCTGTTCATCCACCTCACCCAGGAGACCCACCCCATGAAGGAGGACCGGCGATGACCGCGACCCTCTCCCCCGTCACCGCACGCGACCAGGACCAGCGCGGCACCCGGACCAGCGGGTACGCGATGTTCGTCGGGACCTGGCAGATCAGCATCTACTTCTGGATCGCCGTCGTCATGATCAGCGCGGTCCTCACCGTCGTGCTGAACACGTGGGACGAGATCGACGGCAGCGTCGCCGACGGCATCCTCGGATCCGCGCCGATCTTCCTCAGCGTCATGGGCGTGATCGTCCCGCTGGGTCTCCTGCCGCTGCACCTTGCCGGCGGAGTCACCAGGCGGTCGTTCGGCCGCGGAGTCGTCACCGCAGCCATCGGGCTCGGGGTGACGTTCGGGTTCGCCGGAGCCGTCGGGATGCTCGTCGAGAGTCTTGTGTTCAGTGCGCTCGACTGGTCGACCGCCGTCGACGCCCCGGGCTTGTACGACTCGTCCGGCGACTTCCTCCTGATCTGGCTGTCGTGGACGCTGAGCTGCATCGCGTACACCCTCGCCGGTGCGGCCATCTCGCTCGGCTACTACCGGTGGGGCAGCATCCTCGGAACACTCCAGATGGCGGCAGCCATCGCACTGGTCGTCGCTGGTGAGCTGGCGCTCGGCGGAGGGTTGACGAGCGGGACGCTGGGTCGGATCTTCGGCGACGACCAGCTGCCCGTCCTCGTGGCGGTGCTCGTGTCGGCGGCCGTGCTCGCGGCACTGGGCTATCTCGTCGCCCGCACCGTCCGAGAGATCCCGCTGAAGACCGGCTCCCGCGCGGCCTGCGGCTGAGCCGGCCAGCGGGCCGTCAGGCCAGGATGGCGGCGAGGTCGTACGAGGCAACCTCCTCGAGCTGCTCGTACGTGCACGACTCGGGGTCGCGGTCCGTCCTCCACCTGCGGAAGCGGGCGGTGTGACGGAACCGCGTCCCTTCCATGTGCTCGTAGGCGACCTCGGCCACGAGCACCGGCCGGATCGGCACGAAGGACAGGTCCTTGCCGGCGCTCCACCGGCTCTGTGCGCCGGGCAGCCGGTCGGACTGGTGCGCCTCGGCCTCGGCCCAGCGCCCCCACGGATGGTCGGCGAAGTCCACCTTCAGCCGGTCGAGCTCGGCGACGAGCTCACCGCGCCGCGCCGCGGTGAACGCCGCGCACACCCCGACGTGCTGCAGGTCGCCCGCCTCGTTGTAGAGCCCGAGCAGCATCGAGCCCAGGAGCGGCTCCTCCGGCGTCGACGTCTTGTGGAAGCGGTAGCCGGCGACCACGACGTCGGCCGTCCGCTCGTGCTTCACCTTGAGCATCGTGCGGCCGTTCTCGGCGTACGGCGCTCGTAGCGGCTTCGCGACGACCCCGTCGAGCCCGGCGCCCTCGAACTGGCCGAACCAGTCCTCCGCGATCGCCGGGTCCAGGGTCGTACGGGTGGTGTGGACGGGGTCGCGAGCGTCCTCGAGCGCCTCCACCAGGCGCGCGCGGCGCAGCTCGAACGGCTCCTCCCTGAGGTCGTCGTCGCCGAGCGCGAGCAGGTCGAAGGCGACGTACGAGGCAGGAGTCTCCTCGGCGAGGCGCGTGATCCGTGAGGCGGCCGGGTGGATCCGCTCCTGGAGCACCTCGAACTCGAGCCGCCCGTCGATCGCCACGATGATCTCCCCGTCGAGGACGCAGCGTTCCGGGAGGTTCTCCAGGAACGCTGCGACCAGCTCGGGGAAGTAACGCGTCAGGTCACGGGTGTTGCGACTCGTCATCTCGACGGTGTCGCCGTCCCGGAAGACGATGCAGCGGAAGCCGTCCCACTTGGGTTCGTACGACAGGCCGCCGTCGACCTTCGCCGGGTCCGGCACGCCCTTGACCGACTTGGCCAGCATCGGGCGTACCGGCGGCATCACCGGGAGCTCCATGCGTCACTCCTTCTGGGTCAGTTCCTCGGGGGCGAGGTCGACCGGATCGTCGGTCTCATCCGGGCGCGCCTGGTCACCGTGTCCCGGCCACCAGGCCGTGTGGCCGAGCAGCGCAGTCAGCGACGGGGTGAAGAACATCGACATCACGAACGCGGCGACGAGGATGCCGAACGAGATCGCGAAGCCCATCGACACCAGCAGCGGGTTGCCGCCCAGCATGAGTGCAGCGAACGATCCGGCCAGGATCAGGCCCGCAGCAGCGATGGTCGGGCCCGCGTGGCGTACGGCCCAGGCTGCGGCGTCGTGCGGACTCTTGCCCTGCCGCGACTCTTCTCTCAGGCGAGCGATCATCAAGATGTTGTAGTCGGTGCCGAGCGCGACCACGAAGAGGTAGATGTAGATCGGCAACATGAAGATGAGGCCGTCTTCGCCCTTGAACACCTGGAACACCAGCACCGTGGCACCCAGGGTCGCGCCGAAGCCGAGGCCGACCGACGCCATCAGGTAGAGAGGCGCGACCAGGCTGCGGAGCAGGACGGCGAGGATCACCATGATCAGCAGGGCGGCGACCGGGAACACCACGGAGTAGTCGCGGACCATCGCGTCTTGCAGATCGACGAAGATCGACGTCGTCCCACCGACCAACGCCTCGGCGCCATCCGGAGCGCCGTCGTGCGCCGTCGTACGGATCGGGCCCTCGACGTTCTCCATCGCCGCATCCGACATCGGGTCGTCGTCGAGCGTCACGATGAACAGCGCGGCGGTGCCGTCGGCGCTGGGGATCGGGTCGGCGACCTGAGCCACTCCCTCGGCCTCGCCGAGCGCAGACCCGAACGGGGCGAGCTCGTCCTGGGCGATCGGCTCGCCGTCGGTGCTGCGCAGGAGGACGGTCTGCGGCGCGGTCGCACCGGCCGGGTAGCCCTCGAGCATGCGCTCGCTCGCGACCATCGACTCCGCGTCGTCGGGAAGGCTCATCTGCGAGAAGTCGAACGACGGCTTGAAGCCGAAGGCGAAGATCGCGAGCACGGCGAGGAGGAGACCCGACGCGAGCGCGAAGCGACCCGGGTGGCGTCCGAGCGAGTCGCCCACCGCCGCGAAGCGTGCGCCCTTCGGCTCCTTCTTCCACGCCTTCGACGGCCAGAAGACCTTCGTGCCGAGCAGCGAGACGACAGCCGGGATCAGCGTGAGCGCCGCGACGACCGTCACCGCGACGGCGATCGCGAGCGCGGGCCCGATCGACCGGAAGATGCTCAGCGACGACAGCACCAGGGCCAGGAACGCGACGATCACGGCACCGCCGGCGGAGGCGATCGCCTCACCCGCCCGCTCGATCGCGTGCACCATCGCTGCCTTGGGCTCCTCGCCCTCGCGCAGCCGCTCTCGGTAGCGGAACATCAGGAACAGGATGTAGTCGGTGCCGATGCCGAACAGCACGACGATCAGGATCACCGTGATCGAAGAGTCGGCCTGGAGCCCGAAGGCCTCGTTGGCGATGGAGATCAGGCCGGTCGCGACCTGGGAGATGATCGTGATCACCACGATCGGCAGCAGCGCGACGATCGGGCTCCGGAAGATGATGAGGAGCAGGACGACGATCAGACCGATCGTCGCGACGCCGACGGCTGCCTCGGCGCCGCTCGCGGCCTCCTCGGCGTCGAGGTTCTGAGCGATCGACCCTGTCACGCCGACACGCAGGTCAGTGCCCTCGACTGCGTCCTTGGCCTGCTCGCGCAGCTCCTTGGCGCTGTCGGTCAGGGTCGTGTCGAACGGGTCCGTGCCTTCCGTGAGCCCAGCCGTGATGGTCTGGACGACACCGTTCTCCGACGGCGGGTTCGCCGTGATGTCGGCGAGGTGCTCGATGTCTGCGGCGCTCAGGTCCTCGGCGAGCGCCTCGACAGCAGCGGAGTCCTCGTCGGTGAGCGGCTCGCCGTCCTCACGGTCGATGACCACGATCGCTGCAGGCTCGGTGTCGGCCAGCTCAGGGAACGCGTCGGCCTGGGCCTCCAGCGCCTTGATCGACTCGTAGTCGCGCGGCAGGAAGTCGGCCTCGTCCGACGTCGACTGCAACGGTGGGGCCAGAGCGACCACTGCTACCGCGAGCACGATCCACGCGAGAATGACCTGCCACGGATGACGGACGACATACCGTCCCAACGAGCCGAACACCTGACCCCTCCCCGGGCCACCCCAGCGGTGGCCCCAGCAGACCCTATCGAACACGAGATCTCTAGACTGAGCCAGTGAATTCCCTCGCCGTGGAGGTCGCCGGCCTCGTCATGCGCTACGGCGAGGCGACCGCTGTCGACGGTCTCAGCCTCGCGGTGGAGCCGGGCACCGTGACGGCTGTCCTCGGTCCCAACGGCGCCGGCAAGACCACGACGATCGAGACCTGCGAGGGATACCGCCGCCCGCAGACCGGCACGGTGCGCGTCCTCGGGCTCGATCCGGTCCGCGACGCGGTGCAGCTCCGTCCTCGGGTGGGCGTCATGCTCCAGAGCGGCGGGGCGTGGTCGGCGTCGTACCCGCACGAGATGCTGCGCTACGTCGCTCGCCTGTACGCCGACCCGCTCGACGTCGACGCCCTGATCGACCGACTCGGCCTCGGCGGGATCGGCCGCACCCCGTACCGTCGCCTGTCCGGTGGCCAGCAGCAGCGCCTCGCCCTCGCCACGGCGCTCGTGGGACGACCCGAGCTGGTGTTCCTCGACGAGCCCACCGCCGGGCTGGACCCGCAGGCACGACGCGCCACCTGGGAGCTCGTCGAGGAGCTGCGCGCGAGCGGCGTCACGGTCGTGCTCACCACCCACTTCATGGACGAGGTCGAGCGGCTCGCCGACTGGGTCCACGTGCTCGACCACGGTCGCCTGATCGCGTCCGGGAGCCCGAAGTCACTGACCAGCGACGGCGCCGAGAACACGCTCCGGGTCGACGGACCGGCGGGTATCGACGTCTCCGGTCTGATCGCAGCGCTGCCCGCCGGGACGCAGGTCGTGGAGCAGACACCCGGCCAGTACCTCGTCTCGGGCGCGATCGACGCGGCGCTGCTGCACGCGGTGACCGGGTGGTTCGCCGCGGAGGGCGTGCTCCTGGACGGCATCGGCGTACGCCGACGCACGCTCGAGGACGTCTTCCTCGACCTCACAGGACGGGAGCTGCGCTCGTGAGCCTCGACTTCGCACCCCGGCCCGGAGCCGCCCCCGTACGCCGCATGGTGCTCGCGCAGACCGTGATGGAGACGCGCCTGCTGATGCGCAACGGCGAGCAGCTCGGGCTCGCCCTGGTCATCCCTCTCCTGCTGCTGGTCGCCGGGACGTCGGCGACCCGCGTCGTCGACCTCGGCCCCGGGCGCCCGATCGACATCATCACGCCCGGCGTTCTGTCGCTCGCGATCGTCTCGTCCGCGTTCACCTCGCTGGCGATCGCCACCGGGTTCGAGCGCCGCTACGGGGTGATCAAGCGGCTCGGCAGCACGCCGCTCCCCCGGTGGGGCCTGCTCGTCGGCAAGATCGGCTCGGTCCTCGTCGTCCAGGTGGCGCAGCTCGTCATCCTGGTGCTGGTGGCGCTGTGGCTGGGCTGGGAGCCTCACGGCGGTGCCGCGTCGTACGGCTGGCTGGTGGTCCTCGCGCTGCTCGGCACCGCTGCGTTCGCCGCGCTCGCCCTGCTGCTCGCCGGCACGCTCCGGGCCGAGGCGACCCTCGCCGTCGCGAACCTCGTCTACGTCCTGCTCGTGGTCGGCGGTGCGGTGCTGGTGCCGCTCAGCCGCTACCCGGACGCTGCCCAGACCTTCCTTTCCCTGCTGCCCTCGGGTGCCCTGTCGGAGGCGATCCGCACGGTGTTCGACGGCTCCGCGCCGCCGACGGAGAGCATCGTCGTGCTCCTGGTCTGGGCCGGCGTCGCCGCAGCACTGACAGCCCGGACGTTCAAGTGGGAGTGATCGCGTGATCGACAGGTTCCGCAGCCCGACCGTCGGATTCGTCCGTGCGTGGGCGTGGGCGTCGCTGGTCGCCAACATCGGCATCATCGTCACCGGCGCCGCGGTGCGTCTGACCGACTCCGGGCTCGGATGCCCGACCTGGCCCCGCTGCACCGACGCGTCGTACGTGCCGCACGGTGAGCTCGGGCTCCACGGCGCCATCGAGTTCGGCAACCGGATGCTGACGTTCGTCCTGGTCGCGATCGCGATCGTGACGTGGTTCGTGGTCCGCGCCTGGAGGCCGCGACGCCCGTTCGCCGTGCGTGTCGCGACATTCATGGCCCTCGGCATCCCGTTGCAGGCCGTGGTGGGCGGTGTCGTCGTACGGCTGGACCTGAACTCGTGGTCGGTCGCGATCCACCTCGCGATCTCGGTCGCGCTCGTGAGCCTGTCCACCGTGCTGGTGCGCGAGACGTTCCTCCCCCCGGGCGAGCCAGCCGACGTGGTGCCGTCACCTGTGCGGGTGCTCGGCTGGACCACGTACGCCGTGATGTGGGTGACGGTGATGATCGGCACCGTGGTGACCGGTGCGGGCCCCCACGCCGGCGACCCCGACACGGCACGCAACGGGTTCGACCCCGAGTCGGTGACGCAGCTGCACGCGGACGCGGTTTTCCTGCTGCTGGGTCTCTCGATCGGGCTCGCCCTCGCGTACAGGGCAGTCGGCGCCCCGGCGTCCGCGGTGCGCGCTGCGGTCGTGCTCGTCGGCGTCGAGCTGGGGCAGGGGCTCGTCGGATTCGTCCAGTACTTCACCGACCTGCCTGAGGTGCTGGTCGCGCTCCACCTCCTCGGTGCGGGCATCCTCGCCGCCGCCGCGACCTGGGCGGCGATCGAGGCACGCGGCCGGACCAGCGCTTAGGCCTTGCGTATCGACATCGTGTCCACCACGTCGTCGCAAGGTCGATACGCAACGCATCAGGTCGAGTCGGGACGCCTCCCGGCCTGCAGCAGCAGCTCCCGCACCTGCCGGCCGACGGTGTCACCGGCGCGACGAGGCGCTGCTGCGCGGCGGCCAGGATGATCGCTCGTGCGTCACGCTCGTTGTCCGACCAGCTCGCGAAGTCGACCGCGCTCCGAGCCGGTCGTGTCCGCGATGGGAACCGTGCAGGATTGGCCCTGCCGATCGGCGCTCGACGTCCGTCGATGGAGGGCATCACACCTCATTGGAGCGCGTACCTCGACGAGCGCGACGTCACACCGTAGACCTGGGAACGGACGTAGGCGTCGCCGAAGACCGCGCGTGCCTGTGCGGAGGTGAGGACGTGGTGCTGGGCCTCGAGAAGGGCCCGCTGCTCGGAGCCGAGTGTGATGGTCATGCTCCACAAGTTGGGTCCGGCGTCCGGACCTTCACGCCGCAGATCGCGTCCCTGGGGAGACTGAGACGTTGTGTATCGACATCGCGACCACCGTGTCGACACAACGTGGATACGGAACGCCTAAGCGCTCGTCAGGGCGTCAGCGCAGGAAGGGATCGATCGCCGCGGCGACGAAGAGGAGCGCGAGGTACGCGTTGGACCAGTGGAACAGGCGCATCGGCTTGAGCACCGACAGCTCCGAGCTGATCCGGGCACGAGCCTGGAGGCGGTGGGCCTCGACGATGAACGCCGCGCCGAGGACGACCGCCGCGACCGGGTAGAACCAGCCGGTGGGCGTGATCGGCCACAGGATGAGCGACGTCGCCACCATCGCGTACGAGTAGGCGACGATCTTGCGCGCCACGACGGTCGCCGGCGCGATCGACGGAAGCATCGGCACGTCGGCCGCGGCGTAGTCCTCGCGGTAGCGGATCGCCAGCGCCCAGAAGTGCGGCGGGGTCCAGAAGAAGACGACCAGGAACAGCACGACCGGTGGCCATGCGAGCTCGTCGGTGACCGCGGTCCAGCCGATGAGGGCCGGGAAGCAGCCGGCTGCGCCACCCCAGACGATGTTCTGGGAGGTGCGCCGCTTGAGGAGCATCGTGTAGCCGACGACGTAGAACACGTTCGCGGCGAGCGCGAGCCCGGCGGACAGCCAGTTGACCAGGAAGCCGAGCCAGAGCGTGGAGACGACGCCGAGCACGAGCCCGAACACGAGCGCGGACCTCGTCGTGACCGCGTGACGCGGCAGCGGGCGGCGGCGCGTCCGGCGCATCTGCTGGTCGATGTCGGCGTCGAAGACGCAGTTGAGCGCGTTCGCCGAGCCGGCCGACAGGGTGCCGCCGACGAGCGTGGCGAGCACCGGCCAGAGTGGCGGGACGCCCTCGGCAGCGAGGAACATCACCGGCACGGTCGTCAGCAGGAGCAGCTCGATGATGCGAGGCTTCATCAGCCCGACGTACGCGTTGACGACGTCGAGAGCCCGGGGACGACCACTCGACGGGTGCGATGGGTGCTGGTGCGCAGCACTCAGCTCCGGGTCGATTGCGGTCACGTCCGCGAGTCTATCGGCCGGTTCGAGCGGTGCACGTCCGGGTGCGAGGAGGGTGGCGCCACCGTGACCGCGACCACGCTCGGCCCCGGCCTGCGACACCGTCGAGAGCCCGCCGTCCCATGGTGGGGAGCCGATCCGCGCGAACCTGGGCGCGCGAGTAGGCTCGACAACGAGACCTGTCCGTGATCCGGCCGCGCGCCCCCACGAGGTGCGTTGCGCGCGCCGGAGCCCCTGCACCACCGTCTGAGGAGCACGCCGACGTGAGTACGAAGCTGGAGTGGACCGACCTGGATCGCAAGGCGGTCGACACCGTCCGGGTCCTCGCCATGGATGCCGTCCAGAAGGTGGGCAACGGCCACCCCGGGACCGCGATGAGCCTCGCGCCGGCGGCGTACCTGCTCTTCAACAAGCTGATGCGGCACAACCCGGCAGACCCGCACTGGGCTGCGCGTGACCGTTTCGTGCTGTCGGCGGGCCACTCGAGCCTCACCCAGTACATCCAGCTCTACCTCACCGGCTACGGCCTCGAGCTCACCGACCTGGAGGCGCTGCGCACGTGGGGCAGCCGTACGCCGGGCCACCCCGAGTTCCGCCACACGCCGGGCATCG
Above is a genomic segment from Mumia sp. Pv4-285 containing:
- a CDS encoding ABC transporter permease; translated protein: MSLDFAPRPGAAPVRRMVLAQTVMETRLLMRNGEQLGLALVIPLLLLVAGTSATRVVDLGPGRPIDIITPGVLSLAIVSSAFTSLAIATGFERRYGVIKRLGSTPLPRWGLLVGKIGSVLVVQVAQLVILVLVALWLGWEPHGGAASYGWLVVLALLGTAAFAALALLLAGTLRAEATLAVANLVYVLLVVGGAVLVPLSRYPDAAQTFLSLLPSGALSEAIRTVFDGSAPPTESIVVLLVWAGVAAALTARTFKWE
- a CDS encoding ABC transporter ATP-binding protein, whose product is MNSLAVEVAGLVMRYGEATAVDGLSLAVEPGTVTAVLGPNGAGKTTTIETCEGYRRPQTGTVRVLGLDPVRDAVQLRPRVGVMLQSGGAWSASYPHEMLRYVARLYADPLDVDALIDRLGLGGIGRTPYRRLSGGQQQRLALATALVGRPELVFLDEPTAGLDPQARRATWELVEELRASGVTVVLTTHFMDEVERLADWVHVLDHGRLIASGSPKSLTSDGAENTLRVDGPAGIDVSGLIAALPAGTQVVEQTPGQYLVSGAIDAALLHAVTGWFAAEGVLLDGIGVRRRTLEDVFLDLTGRELRS
- a CDS encoding heme o synthase, with product MSAAHQHPSHPSSGRPRALDVVNAYVGLMKPRIIELLLLTTVPVMFLAAEGVPPLWPVLATLVGGTLSAGSANALNCVFDADIDQQMRRTRRRPLPRHAVTTRSALVFGLVLGVVSTLWLGFLVNWLSAGLALAANVFYVVGYTMLLKRRTSQNIVWGGAAGCFPALIGWTAVTDELAWPPVVLFLVVFFWTPPHFWALAIRYREDYAAADVPMLPSIAPATVVARKIVAYSYAMVATSLILWPITPTGWFYPVAAVVLGAAFIVEAHRLQARARISSELSVLKPMRLFHWSNAYLALLFVAAAIDPFLR
- a CDS encoding COX15/CtaA family protein; translation: MIDRFRSPTVGFVRAWAWASLVANIGIIVTGAAVRLTDSGLGCPTWPRCTDASYVPHGELGLHGAIEFGNRMLTFVLVAIAIVTWFVVRAWRPRRPFAVRVATFMALGIPLQAVVGGVVVRLDLNSWSVAIHLAISVALVSLSTVLVRETFLPPGEPADVVPSPVRVLGWTTYAVMWVTVMIGTVVTGAGPHAGDPDTARNGFDPESVTQLHADAVFLLLGLSIGLALAYRAVGAPASAVRAAVVLVGVELGQGLVGFVQYFTDLPEVLVALHLLGAGILAAAATWAAIEARGRTSA